One genomic segment of Centroberyx gerrardi isolate f3 chromosome 4, fCenGer3.hap1.cur.20231027, whole genome shotgun sequence includes these proteins:
- the LOC139909527 gene encoding protein regulator of cytokinesis 1-like isoform X2 encodes MRRSEVHAAESVSCLNRALVRLKDIWEEIGIPEDQRLQRTDVVREHIKGLLDMMIAEEETLKKRLQNSIETCRKELNDLTIELQMPPFEEEEGCSMLQLEKDSRTRLEVMRKHKQQRMEDLRALAVKDRELCDIMCSTPLCIDQESVPSQEQLQTYRSYLDDLTKEKERRHDEFVGIKKQIILCMDDLERLPETSFEKDVTCEDEEAFCLSNDNIAALKLLLSQLEECKAENDQRCSAYRTKIQELWERLQIPQEEREALAEHMVSSKKNNMEALQDEVKRLDMLKLKSMKSFIEAIRAEVALFWEKCFYSQEQRQAFVPYHDDNFTEELLNLHEAEMLILKKYYEDHKELFQGVTRWQENWLLFLELDRKASDPSRFNNRGGNLLKEEKQRADLQKSLPKLEKCLKAQIDLWEQEHGREFLVNGQKFIEHVQKQWDLHHTEKEKEKMERQMKKSKQTEEDMLYGTSLRTPSKRRIAGTPTPGKVRKLNGTSTISTPNSTFGSGFSGTICHSSVQRLPLSASKRDLSKASKSNLKTGQLNSTISHH; translated from the exons ATGAGGAGGAG CGAAGTCCACGCAGCAGAGTCTGTGTCTTGTCTCAATAGAGCATTGGTTAGGTTGAAGGACATTTGGGAGGAAATAGGGATCCCAGAGGACCAGCGCCTACAGAGAACCGATGTTGTCCGTGAGCACATTAAA GGTTTGCTGGACATGATGATTGCTGAGGAGGAGACCCTCAAGAAAAGACTGCAGAACAGCATAGAGACCTGTCGCAAGGAACTCAATGATTTGACCATTGAACTTCAGATGCCCCCCTTTGAG gaggaggaaggatgcAGCATGTTGCAGTTGGAGAAGGACAGCCGCACACGTCTAGAGGTGATGAGGAAGCACAAGCAGCAAAGAATGGAAGACCTCAGAGCCCTTGCAGTCAAGGACCGCGAGCTGTGTGATATAATGTGTTCCACACCCCTTTGCATCGACCAGGAATCTGTCCCATCACAGGAGCAACTACAGACATACCGCTCCTACCTTGACGATCTGACCAAAGAGAAG GAGCGTCGTCATGATGAATTTGTGGGCATAAAGAAGCAGATCATCTTGTGTATGGATGATCTGGAACGTCTCCCAGAGACAAGTTTTGAGAAGGATGTGACATGTGAGGATGAGGAGGCCTTTTGTCTGTCGAACGACAATATTGCCGCTCTCAAACTGCTCCTCAGTCAG TTGGAAGAATGCAAGGCAGAAAATGATCAGCGTTGTTCAGCATACCGCACTAAGATCCAGGAACTGTGGGAAAGACTCCAGATTCCccaagaagagagggaggccCTCGCTGAGCACATGGTCAGCTCAAAGAAGAACAACATGGAGGCA CTCCAAGATGAGGTTAAACGTCTAGATATGCTAAAGTTGAAGAGCATGAAAAGCTTCATTGAGGCCATCAGAGCTGAGGTTGCCCTTTTCTGGGAGAAGTGTTTCTACAGCCAAGAGCAGCGCCAAGCTTTCGTTCCATATCATGACG ATAATTTCACTGAGGAGCTGCTGAACCTGCATGAGGCTGAGATGTTGATCCTGAAGAAATATTACGAGGATCACAAGGAGCTTTTTCAGGGAGTCACACGATGGCAAGAGAACTGGTTGTTGTTCTTGGAACTTGAT AGAAAGGCTAGCGATCCCTCTCGCTTCAACAACAGAGGTGGGAACCTTCTTAaagaagagaagcagagagcgGATCTGCAAAAAAGTCTGCCGAAG TTGGAGAAGTGTCTGAAGGCCCAGATTGACCTTTGGGAGCAGGAGCATGGCAGGGAGTTCCTGGTTAATGGACAGAAATTCATTGAGCATGTGCAAAAGCAGTGGGATCTCCACCacacagaaaaggagaaagagaaaatggaaagG cAAATGAAGAAAAGCAAACAGACTGAGGAGGACATGCTGTATGGAACTTCCTTACGGACGCCATCCAAAAGGCGGATAGCAGGGACTCCCACACCCGGCAAAGTGAGAAAG CTCAATGGCACCTCGACCATCTCCACTCCAAACAGCACCTTTGGCTCTGGCTTCAGTGGAACCATCTGCCACTCGTCAGTCCAAAGACTGCCTCTGTCCGCTAGCAAG CGAGACCTCTCAAAGGCCTCAAAATCCAATTTGAAGACGGGACAGCTGAACTCCACCATCAGTCATCACTGA
- the clpxb gene encoding ATP-dependent clpX-like chaperone, mitochondrial isoform X1: MSCPCTSAARLFLNSAHRGLSCSRIQLFSLSRHGSRETHLPPQVRVRSFSETAVYYASKDGTTKDSGSDGGKKSISEGKRLSGSGGSGKGGSQLRCPKCGDPCTHVETFVSSTRFVKCEKCHHFFVVLSETDSKKGLNKEPESAAEAVKLAFAQKPPPPPKKIYAYLDKYVVGQSYAKKVLAVAVYNHYKRIYNNIPAGSRQQVEVEKQASLTPRELEMRRREDEYRFTKLLQIAGISPHGNALGASMQQQASQQAPQERRGGDVLDSTHTDIKLEKSNIVLLGPTGSGKTLLAQTLAKCLDVPFAICDCTTLTQAGYVGEDIESVIAKLLQDANYSVEKAQQGIVFLDEVDKIGSVPGIHQLRDVGGEGVQQGLLKLLEGTIVNVPEKNSRKLRGETVQVDTTNILFVASGAFNGLDRIISRRKNEKYLGFGTPSNLGKGRRAAAAADLANTSGETDTVAEIEEKDRLLRHVEARDLIEFGMIPEFVGRLPVVVPLHSLDEDTLVRILTEPRNAVVPQYQALFSMDKCELNVTPDALRAIARLALERKTGARGLRSIMEKLLLEPMFEVPHSDIMAVELNKDVVQGKSEPRYIRAPAKESAEEEYDSGIEEENWPRQADAANN, from the exons ATGTCCTGTCCATGCACTTCGGCTGCGAGATTGTTCTTAAATTCTGCGCACAGAG GATTGTCATGTTCCCGAATCCAGCTGTTCTCTCTGAGTAGACATGGGTCGAGGGAAACTCATTTACCTCCCCAGGTCCGGGTGAGGTCATTTTCAGAGACCGCTGTCTACTACGCCTCTAAAGATGGGACAACGAAGGACAGCGGAAGTGATGGTGGAAAG AAAAGCATCAGCGAGGGAAAGAGACTGTCTGGCTCTGGAGGATCAGGCAAGGGGGGAAGCCAGCTCCGCTGCCCTAAATGTGGAGATCCCTGCACACATGTAGAGACCTTTGTAT CATCAACACGATTTGTCAAATGTGAGAAATGCCACCACTTTTTCGTGGTTCTCTCTGAGACGGACTCTAAGAAGGGGCTAAACAAAGAGCCAGAATCTGCTGCTGAGGCTGTGAAGCTGGCATTTGCACAGAAACCTCCCCCTCCCCCGAAGAAG ATTTATGCTTACCTCGACAAGTACGTTGTTGGCCAGTCCTATGCAAAAAAGGTGTTGGCAGTTGCAGTGTACAATCACTACAAGCGCATCTACAACAACATCCCTGCTGGGAGTCGGCAGCAGGTGGAGGTGGAAAAACAGGCCTCTCTAACACCTCGTG AGCTAGAGATGAGAAGACGAGAGGATGAGTACAGATTCACAA AACTGCTGCAGATTGCAGGGATCAGTCCCCATGGAAATGCCCTGGGAGCGTCCATGCAGCAGCAGGCTAGCCAGCAGGCTCctcaggagaggaggggcggggACGTCCTGGACTCCACCCACACCGACATCAAactggaaaagagcaacattGTACTTCTAGGCCCAACTGGGTCAG GAAAGACATTGTTGGCACAGACGCTGGCCAAGTGTCTTGATGTTCCCTTTGCCATTTGTGACTGCACCACACTAACCCAGGCTGGATATGTGGGGGAAGACATTGAGTCAGTTATTGCCAAACTGCTGCAAGATGCCAACTATTCAGTGGAAAAAGCCCAGCAAG GTATCGTGTTTCTGGATGAGGTGGATAAGATTGGAAGTGTGCCTGGAATCCATCAGCTGAGAGATGTAGGAGGAGAAGGAGTCCAGCAG gGCTTGCTTAAACTCCTGGAGGGCACGATCGTCAATGTTCCTGAGAAAAACTCCAGGAAACTGAGAGGAGAAACGGTGCAGGTGGACACAACGAACATCCTCTTTGTTGCATCCGGTGCCTTCAATGGACTTGACAGAATCATTAGCAGAAGAAAGAACGAAAAG TATTTGGGATTTGGAACTCCCTCCAACCTGGGGAAAGGGCGGcgtgcggcggcggcggcagacCTGGCCAACACCAGCGGTGAAACAGACACAGTGGCAGAGATTGAGGAGAAGGACAGGCTGCTGAGGCACGTTGAGGCCAGGGACCTGATTGAGTTTGGAATGATCCCAGAGTTTGTTGGCCGTCTTCCCGTGGTTGTGCCTCTGCACAGCCTGGATGAAGACACGCTGGTCCGAATCCTGACTGAGCCACGCAACGCCGTGGTGCCCCAATACCAGGCTCTCTTCAGCATGGACAAA TGTGAACTCAATGTGACTCCAGATGCCTTGAGGGCTATAGCAAGGTTGGCCCTGGAGAGAAAAACCGGAGCTCGTGGGCTCAGATCAATCATG GAAAAGCTCCTTCTAGAGCCCATGTTTGAGGTGCCTCACTCTGACATCATGGCTGTAGAGCTGAACAAAGATGTCGTCCAAGGCAAATCAGAGCCCAGATACATCAG AGCGCCGGCCAAGGAGTCGGCAGAAGAGGAATACGACTCGGGCATCGAGGAGGAGAACTGGCCTCGGCAGGCAGACGCTGCCAACAACTGA
- the LOC139909527 gene encoding protein regulator of cytokinesis 1-like isoform X1, which translates to MRRSEVHAAESVSCLNRALVRLKDIWEEIGIPEDQRLQRTDVVREHIKGLLDMMIAEEETLKKRLQNSIETCRKELNDLTIELQMPPFEEEEGCSMLQLEKDSRTRLEVMRKHKQQRMEDLRALAVKDRELCDIMCSTPLCIDQESVPSQEQLQTYRSYLDDLTKEKERRHDEFVGIKKQIILCMDDLERLPETSFEKDVTCEDEEAFCLSNDNIAALKLLLSQLEECKAENDQRCSAYRTKIQELWERLQIPQEEREALAEHMVSSKKNNMEALQDEVKRLDMLKLKSMKSFIEAIRAEVALFWEKCFYSQEQRQAFVPYHDDNFTEELLNLHEAEMLILKKYYEDHKELFQGVTRWQENWLLFLELDRKASDPSRFNNRGGNLLKEEKQRADLQKSLPKLEKCLKAQIDLWEQEHGREFLVNGQKFIEHVQKQWDLHHTEKEKEKMERQMKKSKQTEEDMLYGTSLRTPSKRRIAGTPTPGKVRKLNGTSTISTPNSTFGSGFSGTICHSSVQRLPLSASKGLGLRNPGHGKTPRALDRNKENISHLNRNALSGALRSQDSPDRNITFNSVAGTYSDFARDLSKASKSNLKTGQLNSTISHH; encoded by the exons ATGAGGAGGAG CGAAGTCCACGCAGCAGAGTCTGTGTCTTGTCTCAATAGAGCATTGGTTAGGTTGAAGGACATTTGGGAGGAAATAGGGATCCCAGAGGACCAGCGCCTACAGAGAACCGATGTTGTCCGTGAGCACATTAAA GGTTTGCTGGACATGATGATTGCTGAGGAGGAGACCCTCAAGAAAAGACTGCAGAACAGCATAGAGACCTGTCGCAAGGAACTCAATGATTTGACCATTGAACTTCAGATGCCCCCCTTTGAG gaggaggaaggatgcAGCATGTTGCAGTTGGAGAAGGACAGCCGCACACGTCTAGAGGTGATGAGGAAGCACAAGCAGCAAAGAATGGAAGACCTCAGAGCCCTTGCAGTCAAGGACCGCGAGCTGTGTGATATAATGTGTTCCACACCCCTTTGCATCGACCAGGAATCTGTCCCATCACAGGAGCAACTACAGACATACCGCTCCTACCTTGACGATCTGACCAAAGAGAAG GAGCGTCGTCATGATGAATTTGTGGGCATAAAGAAGCAGATCATCTTGTGTATGGATGATCTGGAACGTCTCCCAGAGACAAGTTTTGAGAAGGATGTGACATGTGAGGATGAGGAGGCCTTTTGTCTGTCGAACGACAATATTGCCGCTCTCAAACTGCTCCTCAGTCAG TTGGAAGAATGCAAGGCAGAAAATGATCAGCGTTGTTCAGCATACCGCACTAAGATCCAGGAACTGTGGGAAAGACTCCAGATTCCccaagaagagagggaggccCTCGCTGAGCACATGGTCAGCTCAAAGAAGAACAACATGGAGGCA CTCCAAGATGAGGTTAAACGTCTAGATATGCTAAAGTTGAAGAGCATGAAAAGCTTCATTGAGGCCATCAGAGCTGAGGTTGCCCTTTTCTGGGAGAAGTGTTTCTACAGCCAAGAGCAGCGCCAAGCTTTCGTTCCATATCATGACG ATAATTTCACTGAGGAGCTGCTGAACCTGCATGAGGCTGAGATGTTGATCCTGAAGAAATATTACGAGGATCACAAGGAGCTTTTTCAGGGAGTCACACGATGGCAAGAGAACTGGTTGTTGTTCTTGGAACTTGAT AGAAAGGCTAGCGATCCCTCTCGCTTCAACAACAGAGGTGGGAACCTTCTTAaagaagagaagcagagagcgGATCTGCAAAAAAGTCTGCCGAAG TTGGAGAAGTGTCTGAAGGCCCAGATTGACCTTTGGGAGCAGGAGCATGGCAGGGAGTTCCTGGTTAATGGACAGAAATTCATTGAGCATGTGCAAAAGCAGTGGGATCTCCACCacacagaaaaggagaaagagaaaatggaaagG cAAATGAAGAAAAGCAAACAGACTGAGGAGGACATGCTGTATGGAACTTCCTTACGGACGCCATCCAAAAGGCGGATAGCAGGGACTCCCACACCCGGCAAAGTGAGAAAG CTCAATGGCACCTCGACCATCTCCACTCCAAACAGCACCTTTGGCTCTGGCTTCAGTGGAACCATCTGCCACTCGTCAGTCCAAAGACTGCCTCTGTCCGCTAGCAAG GGCCTTGGCCTGCGAAACCCCGGGCACGGAAAGACTCCTCGTGCACTAGACCGAAACAAGGAAAACATCTCCCACCTCAATAGAAATGCTCTGAGTGGCGCATTAAGGTCTCAGGATAGTCCGGATCGCAACATCACCTTTAACTCTGTTGCTGGCACCTATTCGGACTTTGCG CGAGACCTCTCAAAGGCCTCAAAATCCAATTTGAAGACGGGACAGCTGAACTCCACCATCAGTCATCACTGA
- the clpxb gene encoding ATP-dependent clpX-like chaperone, mitochondrial isoform X2, producing the protein MSCPCTSAARLFLNSAHRGLSCSRIQLFSLSRHGSRETHLPPQVRVRSFSETAVYYASKDGTTKDSGSDGGKKSISEGKRLSGSGGSGKGGSQLRCPKCGDPCTHVETFVSSTRFVKCEKCHHFFVVLSETDSKKGLNKEPESAAEAVKLAFAQKPPPPPKKIYAYLDKYVVGQSYAKKVLAVAVYNHYKRIYNNIPAGSRQQVEVEKQASLTPRELLQIAGISPHGNALGASMQQQASQQAPQERRGGDVLDSTHTDIKLEKSNIVLLGPTGSGKTLLAQTLAKCLDVPFAICDCTTLTQAGYVGEDIESVIAKLLQDANYSVEKAQQGIVFLDEVDKIGSVPGIHQLRDVGGEGVQQGLLKLLEGTIVNVPEKNSRKLRGETVQVDTTNILFVASGAFNGLDRIISRRKNEKYLGFGTPSNLGKGRRAAAAADLANTSGETDTVAEIEEKDRLLRHVEARDLIEFGMIPEFVGRLPVVVPLHSLDEDTLVRILTEPRNAVVPQYQALFSMDKCELNVTPDALRAIARLALERKTGARGLRSIMEKLLLEPMFEVPHSDIMAVELNKDVVQGKSEPRYIRAPAKESAEEEYDSGIEEENWPRQADAANN; encoded by the exons ATGTCCTGTCCATGCACTTCGGCTGCGAGATTGTTCTTAAATTCTGCGCACAGAG GATTGTCATGTTCCCGAATCCAGCTGTTCTCTCTGAGTAGACATGGGTCGAGGGAAACTCATTTACCTCCCCAGGTCCGGGTGAGGTCATTTTCAGAGACCGCTGTCTACTACGCCTCTAAAGATGGGACAACGAAGGACAGCGGAAGTGATGGTGGAAAG AAAAGCATCAGCGAGGGAAAGAGACTGTCTGGCTCTGGAGGATCAGGCAAGGGGGGAAGCCAGCTCCGCTGCCCTAAATGTGGAGATCCCTGCACACATGTAGAGACCTTTGTAT CATCAACACGATTTGTCAAATGTGAGAAATGCCACCACTTTTTCGTGGTTCTCTCTGAGACGGACTCTAAGAAGGGGCTAAACAAAGAGCCAGAATCTGCTGCTGAGGCTGTGAAGCTGGCATTTGCACAGAAACCTCCCCCTCCCCCGAAGAAG ATTTATGCTTACCTCGACAAGTACGTTGTTGGCCAGTCCTATGCAAAAAAGGTGTTGGCAGTTGCAGTGTACAATCACTACAAGCGCATCTACAACAACATCCCTGCTGGGAGTCGGCAGCAGGTGGAGGTGGAAAAACAGGCCTCTCTAACACCTCGTG AACTGCTGCAGATTGCAGGGATCAGTCCCCATGGAAATGCCCTGGGAGCGTCCATGCAGCAGCAGGCTAGCCAGCAGGCTCctcaggagaggaggggcggggACGTCCTGGACTCCACCCACACCGACATCAAactggaaaagagcaacattGTACTTCTAGGCCCAACTGGGTCAG GAAAGACATTGTTGGCACAGACGCTGGCCAAGTGTCTTGATGTTCCCTTTGCCATTTGTGACTGCACCACACTAACCCAGGCTGGATATGTGGGGGAAGACATTGAGTCAGTTATTGCCAAACTGCTGCAAGATGCCAACTATTCAGTGGAAAAAGCCCAGCAAG GTATCGTGTTTCTGGATGAGGTGGATAAGATTGGAAGTGTGCCTGGAATCCATCAGCTGAGAGATGTAGGAGGAGAAGGAGTCCAGCAG gGCTTGCTTAAACTCCTGGAGGGCACGATCGTCAATGTTCCTGAGAAAAACTCCAGGAAACTGAGAGGAGAAACGGTGCAGGTGGACACAACGAACATCCTCTTTGTTGCATCCGGTGCCTTCAATGGACTTGACAGAATCATTAGCAGAAGAAAGAACGAAAAG TATTTGGGATTTGGAACTCCCTCCAACCTGGGGAAAGGGCGGcgtgcggcggcggcggcagacCTGGCCAACACCAGCGGTGAAACAGACACAGTGGCAGAGATTGAGGAGAAGGACAGGCTGCTGAGGCACGTTGAGGCCAGGGACCTGATTGAGTTTGGAATGATCCCAGAGTTTGTTGGCCGTCTTCCCGTGGTTGTGCCTCTGCACAGCCTGGATGAAGACACGCTGGTCCGAATCCTGACTGAGCCACGCAACGCCGTGGTGCCCCAATACCAGGCTCTCTTCAGCATGGACAAA TGTGAACTCAATGTGACTCCAGATGCCTTGAGGGCTATAGCAAGGTTGGCCCTGGAGAGAAAAACCGGAGCTCGTGGGCTCAGATCAATCATG GAAAAGCTCCTTCTAGAGCCCATGTTTGAGGTGCCTCACTCTGACATCATGGCTGTAGAGCTGAACAAAGATGTCGTCCAAGGCAAATCAGAGCCCAGATACATCAG AGCGCCGGCCAAGGAGTCGGCAGAAGAGGAATACGACTCGGGCATCGAGGAGGAGAACTGGCCTCGGCAGGCAGACGCTGCCAACAACTGA
- the LOC139909511 gene encoding uncharacterized protein LOC139909511, with amino-acid sequence MNSLEDVPFQTPLGSLAEPMKQLELVTAPDITIPDYLQMLQDNKYVFNLENWVLTGVRGVYCRGARPVCRALRGGASPSCPPYRLMFSSPQESRWASRWSSDLWAPAPRPRSHSLSSADTRCLPRRTVKFLISDSEEEGGYSEDNEGSSTEDAPHPPKSRERPRSAAPKDPVSRVKNLHLGTSTHHCRPVSPLSLGGHRRASETSAAFQNCRPLSALEQHRSQQASPLRQAQKNCKKKQRPVNTNGKYSQNIPVMPSLSRLQQTRPSSAGPVVRNRRQKTLRTGVSHGVFFDFSAELLSALSQEERELLEAVTEKGYPLRTAILALQKTGYRSPEKILNFLVASNRLCGLGYDEAQVDEALEMFQNCESKAAEFLRLLTQFNEMGFQQSAIKEVLLVHENHREKALEELMTRMA; translated from the exons ATGAACAGTCTGGAGGACGTCCCATTTCAGACCCCGCTGGGCTCACTGGCGGAGCCCATGAAGCAACTAGAGCTGGTGACGGCTCCGGACATCACCATCCCAGACTACCTCCAGATGCTGCAAGACAATAAG TACGTCTTCAACCTGGAGAACTGGGTTTTGACTGGGGTGCGGGGTGTTTACTGCAGGGGAGCACGGCCAGTGTGTCGGGCTCTGAGAGGTGGGGCCTCTCCATCCTGCCCTCCCTACCGGCTGATGTTCAGCAGCCCTCAGGAGAGTCGCTGGGCCAGTCGTTGGAGCAGCGACCTGTGGGCTCCCGCCCCTCGTCCCCGGAGTCACAGCCTGAGCTCTGCAGACACCCGCTGCCTGCCCCGCCGCACCGTTAAGTTCCTCATCTCCGACTCAGAGGAAGAAGGTGGTTATTCTGAGGATAATGAGGGCTCCTCCACTGAAGATGCACCTCATCCTCCCAAGAGCAGAGAGCGACCAAGGAGTGCTGCACCAAAAGACCCAGTCTCCAGAGTCAAAAACCTCCACCTTGGCACTTCCACTCACCACTGTAGGCCTGTCTCCCCTCTGAGCCTCGGAGGCCATCGGAGAGCCTCAGAGACCTCAGCTGCTTTCCAAAACTGCAGACCTCTGTCTGCTCTGGAGCAGCACAGGTCACAGCAGGCCAGTCCCCTCCGCCAAGCGCAGAAGAACTGCAAGAAGAAGCAGCGCCCAGTGAACACGAACGGAAAGTACTCCCAAAACATACCGGTCATGCCGTCTCTATCCAGGCTGCAGCAGACACGACCCTCGTCTGCAGGACCTGTTGTCAGAAACCGCAGGCAGAAG ACTCTGCGGACTGGTGTCTCTCATGGGGTTTTCTTTGACTTCTCTGCAGAGCTGCTGTCGGCTCTCAGCCAGGAGGAAAGGGAGCTGCTTGAAGCCGTCACTGAGAAGGGCTACCCTTTACGCACAGCCATATTGGCACTGCAGAAGACAGGCTATCGTAGCCCAGAGAAG ATCCTGAACTTTCTGGTTGCAAGTAACCGTCTGTGTGGACTGGGCTATGATGAAGCACAGGTAGACGAGGCCTTGGAAATGTTCCAGAACTGTGAGAGCAAG GCTGCTGAGTTCTTGCGCCTCCTGACACAATTTAATGAGATGGGCTTCCAGCAAAGTGCGATCAAAGAGGTGCTGCTTGTCCATGAAAACCACCGCGAGAAGGCTCTGGAAGAACTCATGACACGCATGGCTTAA
- the LOC139909516 gene encoding uncharacterized protein LOC139909516, with translation MKEGSSVVLPRALVALLVGMCALLVLSSAGLVFLLVQHGEVTGELVRLDARVQVLSLSCGLRAGTLGTAEPGEAGRPEAKLHRSRRSRGGEPIHSHGKEEKDMLMMMTYSMVPLKVFVDLCNSSRGICLTGPPGPPGLRGQGGLPGPQGAPGLEGRRGKKGAPGERGEPGPKGDAGPPGQKGDTSNDVLTEGPPGPRGPPGPAGPPGPPGPPGPPSPSGPSEEMRNRTIRAHIHQTNMPVASSHPLLADTLNETNTENISSSPINMTESPSPSSSSSSPSSSPSSPSSSPSPSPYPADDAADVWNVTHSDKLQTSDLLHTNMESESPSPSSLSPSPSSSPSPSSSSSSSPSSSPYPADHTADVWNVTHSEKLQTSELLHTNMESESPSSSSLSPSPSPSSSPSPSPSPSSSSPSPYPADHTADVWNVTQKLQTSELLHTNMESESPSPSSSSSSSSSSSSPYPADHTADVWNVTHSEKLQTSELLHTNMESASPSAYPVQNSDTFNGTDSENIIDTHMKSALSYPLQNNDMLNETESWTKPECIIKTITCFEKVTKMESTFGAWMADAARLNEDRSWLAEHFSGRVMVEYKNISASLNTSKKSIDIKKFYQGCGHIIYNGAFYFHRAGTSKLLKFDLGTRRTNTLIMENTRYHNLAYLFHNSKTYFKFAADENGLWVIFASNSDDTVMVAKLNHETFSVVSVINTAYPTMKAGNGFIACGVLYITDDRDRRVTYAFDLKKENSFDASFDLRPANGILAMLSYYPKKQLLYMWENSGVKTCKVNFTLD, from the exons ATGAAGGAGGGGAGTAGCGTCGTTCTTCCGCGGGCTCTGGTGGCGCTGCTGGTGGGGATGTGTGCGCTGCTGGTCCTGAGCTCCGCCGGCTTGGTGTTCCTGCTGGTTCAGCACGGGGAGGTGACAGGCGAGCTCGTCAGGCTGGACGCCCGGGTGCAGGTGCTGTCACTGAGCTGCGGGCTGCGGGCGGGAACCCTCGGGACCGCCGAGCCGGGAGAGGCAGGGCGGCCGGAGGCGAAGCTCCACCGCAGCAGAAGGAGCCGGGGTGGAGAACCAATACACAGCCATGGCAAAGAGGAGAAGGacatgctgatgatgatgacgtaCTCCATGGTCCCT CTCAAAGTCTTTGTAGATCTATGCAACAGCTCCAGAGGGATTTGTTTAACag GCCCGCCAGGACCTCCAG GTTTGCGTGGGCAAGGCGGGTTACCAGGACCACAGGGAGCGCCTGGACTGGAGGGCAGACGAGGAAAAAAGG GAGCCCCTGGTGAAAGGGGAGAGCCGGGACCTAAAGGAGACGCTGGGCCGCCGGGACAGAAAGGCGACACCTCCAACGATGTTCTCACTGAGG GTCCTCCTGGTCCGAGGGGTCCACCTGGTCCTGCAGGCCCGCCCGGGCCTCCTGGACCGCCCGGCCCGCCCAGTCCCTCTGGGCCCTCAGAGGAAATGAGAAACAGGACCATCAGAGCACACATCCATCAGACCAACATGCCTGTGG CTTCATCTCACCCTCTCCTGGCGGACACCTTGAATGAAACCAACACAGAAAATATTAGCAGCTCGCCGATTAACATGACTG agtcaccatcaccatcatcatcatcatcatcaccatcatcatcaccatcatcaccatcatcatcaccatcgcCATCACCATATCCAGCCGATGACGCCGCTGATGTCTGGAATGTGACTCACTCTGATAAACTTCAAACTTCTGATCTTCTACACACAAATATGGAATCTG agtcaccatcaccatcatcactatcaccatcaccatcatcatcaccatcaccatcatcatcatcatcatcatcaccatcatcatcaccatatcCAGCTGATCACACCGCTGATGTCTGGAATGTGACTCACTCTGAGAAACTTCAAACTTCTGAACTTCTACACACAAATATGGAATCTG agtcaccatcatcatcatcactatcaccatcaccatcaccatcatcatcaccatcaccatcaccatcaccatcatcatcatcaccatcaccatatCCAGCTGATCACACCGCTGATGTCTGGAATGTGACTCAGAAACTTCAAACTTCTGAACTTCTACACACAAATATGGAATCTG agtcaccatcaccatcatcatcatcatcatcatcatcatcatcatcatcaccatatcCAGCTGATCACACCGCTGATGTCTGGAATGTGACTCACTCTGAGAAACTTCAAACTTCTGAACTTCTACACACAAATATGGAATCTG CCTCACCGTCTGCATATCCGGTCCAAAACAGTGACACCTTCAATGGAACTGACAGTGAAAACATTattgacacacacatgaaaagtg CCTTATCTTATCCACTCCAGAACAATGACATGttgaatgagacagagagctgGACAAAACCTG AATGCATTATCAAAACTATAACATGTTTTGAGAAAGTCACCAAAATGGAAAGTACGTTTGGAGCCTGGATGGCAGACGCAGCCCGGCTGAACGAAGACCGATCCTGGCTGGCGGAGCATTTCTCAG GTCGAGTTATGGTGGAATACAAGAACATTTCTGCCTCTCTGAATACCAGCAAGAAGAGCATAGACATCAAGAAGTTCTACCAGGGTTGTGGTCACATCATCTACAACGGGGCCTTTTACTTCCACAGAGCAGGAACAAGCAAACTTTTAAA GTTTGACCTAGGGACCAGGAGGACAAACACTCTGATAATGGAGAACACCAGATACCATAACCTGGCTTATCTTTTCCACAACTCAAAGACATATTTCAAGTTTGCTGCGGATGAAAATGGACTGTGGGTCATCTTTGCATCAAACTCTGATGACACTGTAATGGTTGCTAAGCTAAATCAtgagacattttctgtggtgtCTGTCATTAACACTGCCTACCCTACCATGAAAGCTGGAAATGGCTTCATTGCATGCGGGGTACTGTATATCACtgatgacagagacagaagagtTACATATGCCTTTGATTTGAAGAAAGAGAACTCTTTTGATGCAAGTTTTGATTTAAGGCCAGCTAATGGCATCCTGGCTATGCTGTCATACTATcccaaaaaacagcttttgtaCATGTGGGAGAACAGCGGTGTGAAAACCTGCAAAGTTAATTTTACACTGGATTAA